In Ooceraea biroi isolate clonal line C1 chromosome 13, Obir_v5.4, whole genome shotgun sequence, a genomic segment contains:
- the LOC105279223 gene encoding neutrophil collagenase produces the protein MSFSAVVAFLLIAFPLVSAYDEYRSRDRAVNFLRHYGYLDSTADRTLITNDELRHAISLFQEYYHLPVDGTLNNATLRYMARPRCGVSDAPSRRLGVAPLRWPRLNLTWNFQLADRTTLRTAETAFAIWAANSALTFSRDTNKPDIIIAFREGRHTMLDRRYGGAVCPDDLDGSGKVLTHATLPTGARDDVSEVHIDHREAWHIALTPNPQNSHHLLRTLVHEIGRSLGLSHTTDENSLMYAYSPAVDWPVVLGMEDVLAVRNLYDAAKDEPSTVVPAEPTVVQTTTTPATTTTASPEPPDPCTWCDIDTLLVLGKRLFITQGQHARSIGLGGKIVDRPFFLRDYVRFLPKIVTRLSAAYQTIKGNLVLFADGWVYMVSYPTLELRASWPRRITDLGLPPNAVINAALNSHTGRTYIIYNDYAVLEMDECNMTAREYHTLQTVFPGIPSSVRTVYRYTNGHLYFVHRDRFFAYNDFTETVTRSGEFDLDAIGVTCPREDILRKLWDLLARLARSRVAFD, from the coding sequence ATGTCGTTTTCCGCTGTCGTCGCGTTCCTCCTTATCGCGTTTCCGCTCGTTTCCGCGTACGACGAGTACCGGAGCAGGGACCGAGCCGTGAATTTTCTTCGACATTACGGCTATCTCGACAGCACAGCGGATCGAACTCTGATAACGAACGACGAGCTTCGTCACGCGATTTCGCTGTTTCAAGAGTACTACCACCTTCCGGTCGACGGTACGCTGAACAACGCGACGCTTCGTTATATGGCTAGACCGCGCTGCGGGGTGAGCGACGCGCCGAGTCGTCGGCTCGGCGTCGCGCCGTTGCGGTGGCCGAGGCTGAATCTCACGTGGAACTTCCAACTCGCGGATCGGACTACCTTGCGAACGGCTGAGACCGCTTTCGCTATCTGGGCCGCGAACTCGGCGCTGACGTTCTCGCGCGACACGAACAAGCCTGACATCATCATAGCGTTCCGCGAGGGTAGGCACACGATGCTGGACCGTAGGTACGGCGGCGCCGTTTGTCCCGATGACCTCGATGGATCGGGAAAGGTGCTCACTCACGCGACGTTACCCACAGGGGCTCGGGACGACGTATCGGAGGTGCACATAGACCACCGCGAGGCGTGGCACATCGCGCTGACCCCCAATCCGCAGAATTCGCATCATCTGCTGCGAACGCTCGTTCACGAGATCGGTCGCTCGTTGGGGCTGTCGCACACCACGGACGAGAACTCGCTCATGTACGCGTACTCACCCGCCGTGGACTGGCCGGTGGTGCTCGGTATGGAGGACGTTCTCGCCGTGCGGAATCTCTACGACGCCGCGAAGGACGAGCCGTCGACCGTGGTGCCTGCCGAGCCTACGGTCGTACAAACGACTACGACGCCTGCGACTACGACGACGGCATCGCCGGAACCGCCCGATCCGTGCACCTGGTGCGACATCGACACCCTGCTCGTGCTGGGAAAGCGCTTGTTCATCACGCAAGGGCAGCACGCGCGGTCGATCGGCCTGGGTGGGAAGATCGTCGACAGGCCGTTCTTCCTGAGGGATTACGTGAGGTTCCTTCCAAAGATCGTTACGCGCCTGTCGGCGGCGTATCAGACGATCAAGGGGAACCTGGTGTTGTTCGCCGATGGCTGGGTGTACATGGTATCTTATCCCACCCTCGAGTTACGCGCGTCGTGGCCGCGACGTATCACGGATCTCGGGCTTCCGCCCAATGCCGTGATCAACGCCGCGCTGAACTCGCACACGGGTCGCACCTACATCATATACAACGATTACGCTGTACTGGAAATGGACGAATGTAACATGACGGCTCGCGAGTACCACACGCTGCAGACCGTTTTTCCGGGTATACCGTCGTCGGTGCGCACGGTCTACCGCTACACCAATGGACACCTCTACTTCGTTCATCGGGATCGCTTCTTCGCGTACAACGATTTCACCGAGACCGTGACGAGGTCCGGGGAGTTCGATCTCGACGCGATCGGCGTGACGTGTCCTAGGGAGGATATCCTGCGGAAATTGTGGGATCTGCTCGCTCGACTTGCTCGTTCGAGGGTCGCGTTTGATTAG